The Paenibacillus macerans genome includes a window with the following:
- a CDS encoding YbaN family protein, with amino-acid sequence MKYVFVGLGFLFVGFGVLGIFLPVLPTTPFLLIAAFFFSKGSKKFNDWFLSSRLYKKYLRDFAESRSMPLRTKLSIMALASLLLAIVFIFAQNLHVRLLIGLVWIIKTYYFLFRIKTAPRPLRGGAAK; translated from the coding sequence ATGAAATATGTATTTGTCGGATTAGGCTTTTTATTTGTTGGCTTCGGGGTATTGGGCATTTTTTTGCCCGTACTGCCGACCACGCCTTTCCTGCTCATCGCGGCGTTCTTTTTTTCCAAAGGTTCGAAGAAGTTCAACGACTGGTTTCTGTCGAGCCGGCTGTATAAGAAATATTTGCGGGATTTCGCAGAATCCCGTTCCATGCCGCTAAGGACCAAGCTAAGTATCATGGCATTGGCCTCTTTGCTGCTTGCCATTGTCTTTATTTTTGCGCAAAATTTGCATGTCCGGTTGTTGATTGGGCTGGTGTGGATCATCAAAACGTATTACTTTCTTTTCCGCATCAAAACGGCTCCAAGGCCGCTTAGAGGAGGAGCTGCGAAGTGA
- the srtB gene encoding class B sortase, with translation MRCGKIPKRDYTSFPSEFEVKEIRKTIFSVLCWSVFLYSGYELAHLTLDSVHSSRLRGETHRQFTEAGPGIGGAGKADAADGSDAAAAPQDSPEPVVRSKFHGLLELNADTAGWIEITDTNISYPVVQGEDNDYYLTHDFKGERSKAGSIFMDFRNQIGETFDKNIVLYGHRMKDGTMFAGLRAYLKQDFFDKHRVFRFETLYEEYEAEVFAVYRTTTSFDYIRTSFADNREFLNFVDEIKERSIYKTDTTIGANDVILTLSTCDYLLDAEEGRLVLQGKLTARKGD, from the coding sequence TTGCGTTGCGGAAAGATCCCGAAGCGGGATTATACATCGTTCCCGTCGGAATTTGAGGTGAAGGAGATTCGGAAAACAATTTTTTCGGTGTTATGCTGGAGCGTATTTCTGTATTCCGGATATGAGTTGGCGCATCTAACGCTCGACAGCGTCCACAGCAGCCGGCTGCGCGGCGAAACTCACCGGCAGTTTACGGAAGCCGGTCCCGGCATCGGCGGAGCGGGCAAAGCGGATGCGGCCGACGGATCGGACGCTGCCGCCGCCCCCCAGGATTCCCCGGAACCCGTCGTCCGCTCAAAGTTTCACGGCCTGCTGGAGCTTAATGCCGACACGGCCGGCTGGATCGAGATCACGGACACGAATATTTCGTATCCGGTGGTGCAGGGTGAGGACAACGACTACTACCTGACGCATGATTTTAAAGGAGAGCGTTCCAAAGCGGGCAGCATTTTTATGGATTTTCGCAATCAAATCGGAGAGACGTTCGACAAGAACATCGTGCTTTATGGCCACCGGATGAAAGACGGCACGATGTTCGCGGGTTTGCGCGCTTACTTAAAGCAGGATTTTTTTGACAAACACCGAGTTTTCCGGTTTGAAACGCTCTATGAGGAATATGAGGCGGAAGTGTTTGCGGTCTACCGGACAACGACGAGTTTCGATTATATCCGGACTTCTTTTGCGGATAATCGTGAATTTTTGAACTTTGTTGATGAAATCAAGGAACGTTCCATTTATAAAACGGACACCACTATCGGGGCAAATGACGTTATTTTGACTTTGTCCACCTGCGATTATCTGCTCGACGCGGAAGAAGGCAGGCTTGTGCTGCAAGGGAAACTGACCGCACGAAAGGGAGATTGA
- a CDS encoding ABC transporter ATP-binding protein/permease: MINGRLLALVRKSDYYIGLIVLINWISLLCSVAAVGAIGYLLQQAWENTLTGSALTWAASIVLIAIAIRFACHYGAAMLSYRVSVNAKKELRSRIYRKLLRLGSTYTEKASTAEVIQLAVEGVEQLETYFGRYLPQLFYSLLAPVTLFALLSWISLKAAVILLICVPLIPLSIIAVVKIAKKLFSKYWRSYSNLGNAFLENLQGLTTLKVYGADKSKHEEMNAAAERFRRMTMSVLTMQLNSVAVMDLIAYGGSAAGIIIAGLELAAGNIQPGAACLIILLSAEFFLPMRLLGSYFHIAMNGMAASGKIFKLLDLPEEERKNGNLQGADIRFHKVGFLYGGNEPALQDITLDIPQGGFAAIVGESGSGKSTLAALLQGARKGYGGSLTIGGTEVRKAGEESLMQAVTLVSYNSYIFKGSVEDNLRMGAPDASEGEMFAALRSVKLDEFILRQGGLSWNLEEQGSNLSGGQRQRLALAKGLLHDSSIYVFDEATSNIDAESEEIIMEVIRSLAGSKTVIVISHRLANVVEADQIIVVHAGKIVECGTHKQLLEKNGQYARLFSSQHAIENFGRRESVYA, translated from the coding sequence GTGATCAACGGCAGATTGTTGGCTTTAGTCCGCAAATCAGACTATTATATCGGGTTGATCGTATTGATCAACTGGATCAGTCTGCTGTGCAGCGTTGCGGCTGTGGGAGCAATAGGTTATTTGCTGCAGCAGGCCTGGGAAAATACGCTGACCGGGTCGGCCTTAACCTGGGCCGCCTCCATCGTTCTCATCGCGATTGCGATTCGTTTTGCCTGCCATTATGGAGCGGCGATGCTGTCATACCGGGTTTCCGTCAACGCCAAAAAGGAATTGCGGTCGCGAATTTACCGGAAGCTGCTGAGGCTGGGTTCCACATATACCGAAAAAGCTTCCACGGCGGAGGTAATCCAACTGGCGGTGGAAGGGGTGGAGCAGTTGGAAACGTATTTCGGCAGATACCTCCCGCAATTATTTTACAGTTTATTGGCTCCGGTTACGTTGTTTGCGCTGCTGTCCTGGATCAGTCTTAAAGCCGCGGTGATTCTGCTGATCTGCGTTCCTCTTATCCCGCTTTCGATTATCGCCGTAGTTAAGATCGCCAAGAAGTTATTCAGCAAATATTGGAGAAGTTATTCCAATCTTGGCAACGCTTTTTTGGAAAACTTGCAGGGGCTTACCACGCTTAAAGTCTATGGGGCGGACAAAAGCAAACATGAGGAAATGAACGCGGCGGCGGAGCGCTTTCGCAGGATGACCATGAGCGTGCTGACGATGCAGCTGAATTCGGTTGCGGTCATGGATTTGATAGCCTATGGAGGCAGTGCCGCAGGCATCATCATTGCCGGTCTCGAGCTGGCCGCAGGTAATATACAGCCGGGAGCGGCTTGTCTCATCATCTTGCTGTCCGCCGAGTTTTTTCTCCCCATGAGACTGCTCGGGTCTTATTTCCATATTGCGATGAACGGCATGGCTGCCAGCGGCAAAATCTTCAAATTGCTGGATTTGCCGGAGGAAGAGCGGAAGAACGGGAACTTGCAAGGGGCGGATATACGGTTTCACAAGGTTGGCTTTTTGTACGGCGGGAACGAGCCTGCCCTTCAAGACATTACATTGGACATCCCGCAAGGCGGCTTTGCCGCTATCGTTGGAGAATCCGGCTCCGGCAAAAGCACCTTGGCTGCTTTGCTGCAAGGGGCCCGCAAGGGCTATGGCGGTTCCCTGACCATTGGAGGCACGGAGGTTCGTAAAGCCGGCGAGGAAAGTCTGATGCAGGCGGTGACTTTGGTCAGCTATAACAGCTATATTTTCAAAGGGAGTGTCGAAGACAATCTCAGGATGGGAGCTCCTGATGCCTCGGAAGGTGAGATGTTCGCTGCACTGCGCAGCGTGAAGCTGGATGAATTTATACTCCGGCAAGGGGGATTGTCCTGGAACCTGGAGGAGCAGGGTTCAAACCTTTCGGGGGGCCAGCGCCAACGTTTGGCGTTGGCCAAAGGGCTGCTGCATGACAGCTCTATATATGTCTTTGATGAAGCAACCTCCAATATCGATGCGGAGAGCGAAGAGATTATCATGGAGGTCATCCGCTCATTAGCGGGGAGCAAAACGGTGATTGTGATTTCCCACAGGCTCGCGAACGTAGTCGAAGCGGATCAAATCATAGTGGTTCATGCAGGTAAAATCGTGGAATGCGGCACCCACAAGCAACTTTTGGAGAAAAACGGACAATACGCCCGGCTGTTCAGCAGCCAGCATGCCATTGAAAACTTTGGAAGGAGGGAGAGTGTCTATGCATAG
- a CDS encoding polysaccharide deacetylase family protein — protein MISMAGNGARSIRIGLATALLAFWAAGCSGASPQADNGNGASPMSGAQTASLQQQPIARYTGEPSKTLSFVYTAKKELSLTFDGLGDRETIERLLDELDKHHIKATFFVPGMRAAEEPDLVKELTSRGHEVENNTLTRADLTTLSYEEIYKEINRTNGLIADATGKQPQFVRTRGARMSEDVRLVAAQTGLKAVVSYNINPKDSDMQSAKEIGDYIRRYISRGGIIALNTDVNPEVVSSISYIADAAKEVGYKLVPLAKLVRDGGERKPLEQIPGYDAARINPDYEQADYNLIYNASDIAKWNPHGKKVVALTFDDWGSDLTVTRLLKILEDHDVKATFFLRANGVENNPNLARAIVEEGHLVANHTYSHPVITQIPPDELQEEVVKAHRIITEAIQQQPAMLFRPPTGEINKETAKVIAATGYKTLALYDVTTLDWNSDHDAQYILNGVLKQTTNGSVILLHMLDGLHTLEALPKVIDQLKQRGYSFVLLDELYGMK, from the coding sequence ATGATTTCGATGGCAGGAAACGGCGCCCGGTCGATTCGAATCGGATTAGCCACAGCTCTGCTTGCGTTTTGGGCGGCCGGCTGCAGCGGGGCCAGTCCGCAGGCGGACAACGGGAATGGGGCCTCCCCCATGTCCGGGGCGCAGACCGCTTCATTGCAGCAGCAGCCGATTGCCCGTTATACGGGGGAACCGAGCAAAACATTGTCTTTTGTCTATACGGCCAAAAAGGAGCTTTCCCTAACGTTCGACGGTTTGGGCGATCGCGAGACGATCGAGCGTTTATTGGATGAACTGGACAAGCATCATATCAAAGCGACGTTTTTTGTCCCGGGCATGCGGGCGGCCGAAGAGCCGGATTTGGTCAAGGAACTAACCAGCCGCGGCCACGAGGTGGAGAACAATACGTTGACGCGCGCCGACTTGACGACCTTAAGCTATGAAGAAATCTATAAAGAAATCAACCGTACCAACGGCTTGATTGCCGACGCGACAGGCAAGCAGCCGCAGTTCGTCCGGACCCGGGGGGCCCGTATGAGCGAAGACGTTCGCCTGGTGGCGGCGCAAACCGGACTAAAAGCCGTCGTTTCCTACAACATCAATCCGAAGGACAGCGACATGCAAAGCGCCAAGGAAATCGGCGATTACATACGGAGGTACATTAGCCGCGGCGGCATTATCGCGCTAAATACGGACGTGAATCCCGAGGTGGTTTCCTCCATTTCCTATATTGCGGATGCGGCGAAAGAAGTAGGCTATAAGTTGGTGCCGCTCGCAAAGCTGGTGCGTGACGGCGGCGAGCGGAAGCCGCTGGAGCAAATCCCGGGATACGATGCCGCCCGGATCAATCCCGATTACGAGCAGGCGGACTATAATCTGATCTATAACGCCAGCGATATCGCCAAATGGAACCCGCACGGCAAGAAGGTCGTCGCCCTGACCTTTGACGATTGGGGCAGCGATTTGACCGTCACCCGTCTGTTGAAGATCCTAGAGGATCATGACGTCAAAGCGACCTTTTTTCTGCGGGCCAACGGCGTAGAGAACAATCCGAACCTGGCCAGAGCTATCGTCGAAGAGGGTCACCTTGTGGCGAATCATACCTACAGCCATCCCGTGATTACGCAAATCCCGCCCGACGAGCTGCAGGAAGAAGTGGTCAAGGCGCACCGCATCATCACCGAAGCGATTCAGCAGCAGCCGGCGATGCTGTTCAGGCCTCCGACCGGGGAGATCAACAAGGAGACGGCCAAGGTGATCGCGGCCACGGGGTATAAGACGCTCGCTTTGTACGATGTGACCACCCTGGATTGGAATTCCGACCATGACGCTCAGTACATTTTAAACGGGGTGCTGAAGCAGACGACTAACGGCAGCGTTATTTTGCTGCATATGCTTGACGGCCTCCATACGCTGGAAGCCTTGCCGAAGGTAATCGACCAGTTGAAGCAGCGGGGTTATTCCTTTGTGCTTCTGGACGAGCTGTACGGGATGAAATAA
- a CDS encoding glycosyltransferase family 2 protein, with protein MNLRKKNKAQQKPVEVLSTPKADRRLLAHVPDPENIRKASDRRGMLRSKDDGPGESADHGDNKMPRLLSLRYEADFPVSLLPVGADKKGKKADAKSQISGMAADISSTGILVELESERAETCREGDVFELRFNIPPGTMPEGFESKVKIKASVVRRFTRDTPDGEKPMAALAFESNLYNYFQKRRWGYSVYTASGLLFVAMTIILLMRAESIIYFKYNILLYLYSLTAAIFLLTRYFFGALYRNVPVNPDYTPGVTIIIPCFNEEQWIQRTVLSCINQEYPIDKLEVIVVDDRSTDGSVERINEIVERLHKEAERFDIRNRLRLVVLPENGGKRVALVKGVEMAKHDLVVFVDSDSFLEPDAILHLVQPFQDPKMGGVAGRTDVENKYTNSITKLQTVRYYIAFRIMKAAESWFDSVTCLSGPLSCYRKELVLKYADAWLNQKFLGQPATFGDDRSMTNFILRSHRTGYQDNAICSTIVPSKLDVFLKQQMRWKRSWLRESLRAGTFIWRKEPFMALFFYIGLIVPIAAPIVVLYNLVYVPLVYGVFPGTFLMGLILMALLMSFAHLLFRKSKLWIFGLVFCVFYELVLLWQMPVAWVTFWKSTWGTRETPQDVEARAKKESRKANKRRRSLFKNLFNDSHKDKGSYSEVD; from the coding sequence ATGAACTTGAGGAAAAAGAACAAAGCACAACAAAAGCCGGTTGAAGTTCTCTCCACGCCCAAGGCGGATCGGCGGCTGCTTGCCCATGTCCCCGATCCGGAGAACATCCGCAAAGCGTCGGACCGCAGAGGCATGTTGCGCTCAAAGGACGATGGGCCCGGTGAATCCGCCGATCATGGCGACAATAAGATGCCCCGTCTGCTCAGCTTGCGCTATGAGGCTGATTTTCCCGTCTCGCTGCTGCCCGTGGGAGCCGATAAGAAAGGGAAAAAGGCGGACGCAAAGTCCCAAATAAGCGGCATGGCCGCGGACATTTCTTCAACGGGGATTCTGGTGGAACTGGAATCGGAGAGGGCCGAAACATGCCGTGAAGGCGATGTGTTCGAGCTGCGCTTTAACATTCCGCCGGGGACGATGCCGGAGGGTTTTGAGTCGAAGGTAAAAATAAAAGCATCGGTCGTTCGCAGGTTTACCCGTGACACGCCGGACGGGGAGAAGCCGATGGCGGCGCTTGCTTTTGAAAGCAACCTTTACAATTACTTTCAGAAACGGCGTTGGGGCTATTCCGTGTATACGGCCAGCGGCTTGCTGTTTGTCGCTATGACGATTATTTTGCTGATGCGCGCCGAAAGCATCATCTATTTCAAATACAACATTCTGCTTTATTTATACAGTCTAACGGCGGCCATATTTTTGCTGACGCGGTATTTTTTCGGGGCTTTGTACCGCAACGTGCCGGTCAATCCGGATTATACGCCGGGCGTGACGATCATTATCCCTTGTTTTAACGAAGAGCAATGGATTCAGCGCACCGTGCTCAGCTGCATCAATCAGGAGTATCCGATCGACAAGCTGGAAGTGATCGTTGTGGACGACCGTTCAACCGACGGATCGGTGGAGCGGATCAACGAGATCGTCGAGCGCCTGCATAAGGAAGCGGAGCGGTTTGACATTCGGAATCGCCTCAGACTGGTTGTCTTGCCGGAGAACGGAGGCAAGCGGGTCGCTTTGGTCAAAGGCGTGGAGATGGCCAAACATGATTTGGTCGTGTTCGTGGATTCGGACAGCTTTTTGGAGCCGGACGCCATCCTTCACCTCGTGCAGCCGTTTCAAGATCCGAAAATGGGCGGGGTGGCCGGCCGGACGGACGTGGAAAACAAATATACGAATTCGATTACCAAGCTGCAGACGGTTCGCTATTATATCGCGTTTCGCATCATGAAAGCGGCGGAATCCTGGTTCGACAGCGTTACCTGTCTATCCGGTCCGCTGTCATGTTATCGGAAAGAGCTGGTGCTCAAATACGCGGACGCCTGGTTGAATCAGAAATTTCTTGGCCAGCCGGCCACGTTCGGCGATGACCGCAGCATGACCAACTTCATACTTCGCTCCCATCGGACGGGGTACCAGGACAACGCGATTTGTTCCACTATCGTGCCGTCCAAGCTGGACGTCTTCCTGAAGCAGCAGATGCGCTGGAAGCGCTCCTGGCTGCGGGAGTCGCTGCGCGCCGGGACGTTCATCTGGCGTAAAGAACCGTTCATGGCGCTGTTTTTTTACATAGGCCTGATCGTTCCGATCGCCGCTCCGATCGTTGTGTTGTACAATCTCGTGTATGTGCCGCTCGTTTACGGCGTTTTTCCGGGCACATTTTTGATGGGACTTATATTGATGGCTTTATTGATGAGCTTTGCGCATCTGTTGTTCCGTAAAAGCAAACTTTGGATTTTCGGCTTGGTATTCTGTGTTTTTTACGAACTGGTGCTGCTTTGGCAAATGCCGGTCGCCTGGGTCACGTTCTGGAAATCCACCTGGGGTACGCGGGAAACGCCGCAGGATGTTGAGGCCAGAGCCAAAAAAGAAAGCCGCAAAGCGAACAAACGGAGAAGATCACTTTTTAAAAATCTTTTTAATGATTCCCACAAGGACAAGGGTTCATACAGTGAGGTTGACTGA
- a CDS encoding NCS2 family permease: MDRFFKLKEHGTNVRTEIIAGITTFMTMAYILFVNTIFLGPGGAGIPVEGVFFATTIGAGLITILMGLFVNIPIALAPGMGLNAYFMTVVLSSGGAITWQAALGAVFISGIIFLILTVTKVRQLLLVAVPQSIKAAITVGIGLFVASLGLKMSNLIGANLSGVTDTSATVPGSSINFTLGDFVHSPDVQLTLIGLILIAILMSLRVKGALLIGIIATTIIGIPMGVTNVSGLSGASWLPAFDNLAVGKLDLGAALHLGLFEIVFVFTFVELFDTFGTLVGTATRAGLMKNKEEGEKKIGKAMLVDAVGVSAGAFLGTSTITSYVESTAGVAEGGRTGLTSVTTGILFLLALFIAPLAGVVPSAATAPALIIVGVLMIGQVKSIEWDDFLHAFPAFLTIVLMPFTGSIANGIAAGLVSYVILGGFNNLFTKNKVKIHWLMWVLAVLVLARYIFLGTE, translated from the coding sequence ATGGATCGGTTCTTTAAGCTTAAGGAACACGGCACGAATGTAAGAACGGAGATTATAGCGGGGATCACCACGTTCATGACGATGGCTTACATTTTGTTCGTGAACACGATCTTTTTGGGACCCGGCGGAGCGGGCATTCCGGTGGAAGGGGTATTTTTCGCCACCACGATTGGCGCCGGGCTGATCACGATTCTTATGGGATTGTTCGTCAACATTCCGATCGCGCTGGCACCGGGCATGGGGCTGAACGCTTACTTCATGACCGTGGTGCTTAGTTCGGGTGGAGCTATTACTTGGCAGGCGGCGCTCGGCGCGGTATTTATTTCCGGTATCATTTTTCTGATTCTGACGGTGACGAAGGTTCGCCAGCTGCTGCTGGTTGCCGTGCCGCAGAGCATTAAAGCGGCCATCACGGTCGGCATCGGCCTGTTTGTGGCCAGCCTTGGTTTGAAGATGAGCAACCTGATCGGCGCTAATCTGTCGGGGGTAACGGATACGTCCGCCACGGTTCCCGGCAGCAGCATCAACTTCACGCTGGGCGATTTCGTCCATAGCCCCGATGTTCAATTAACGTTGATCGGCTTGATCCTGATTGCCATTTTGATGTCGCTGCGGGTTAAAGGAGCGCTGTTGATCGGGATTATCGCCACCACCATTATCGGTATTCCGATGGGCGTTACTAACGTTTCCGGACTTTCCGGCGCCAGCTGGCTGCCCGCTTTTGACAATCTTGCGGTGGGCAAGCTCGATCTGGGTGCGGCTTTGCATCTGGGTCTGTTTGAAATTGTTTTTGTATTCACGTTCGTTGAATTGTTTGATACGTTCGGCACTTTGGTCGGTACGGCTACCCGCGCCGGCTTGATGAAAAACAAAGAAGAAGGCGAGAAAAAAATCGGCAAGGCGATGCTGGTGGATGCGGTTGGCGTCAGCGCGGGCGCATTTCTTGGCACCAGCACGATCACTTCCTATGTAGAGAGCACCGCTGGTGTGGCCGAAGGCGGACGCACCGGGCTCACTTCGGTAACGACGGGGATCTTGTTCCTCCTGGCGCTGTTCATCGCGCCGCTGGCCGGTGTTGTGCCGAGCGCGGCAACGGCTCCGGCGCTGATTATCGTCGGCGTGCTGATGATCGGCCAGGTCAAATCGATCGAATGGGATGACTTCCTGCATGCCTTCCCGGCGTTCTTGACGATCGTATTGATGCCTTTCACCGGAAGCATCGCCAACGGGATCGCCGCCGGTTTGGTCTCTTACGTCATTCTGGGGGGCTTCAACAACCTGTTCACCAAAAACAAAGTCAAAATTCATTGGCTGATGTGGGTGCTGGCCGTGCTCGTATTGGCCCGCTATATTTTCCTTGGCACCGAATAA
- a CDS encoding nucleotide sugar dehydrogenase: protein MDLNQLYENIVKRTAKLAVVGLGYVGLPLAVAFARKADVIGFDVSPRKIADYLAGKDPTGDVGDAAIKASSIDFTSDEARLGEASFYILAVPTPVQNDKVPDLTYVKNASAMVGKHLRPGSVVVYESTVYPGVTEEVCVPILEAESGLTCGVDFKVGYSPERINPGDQVHRLENIVKIVSGMDEQTLGLVAQVYELVIEAGVYRAESIRVAEAAKVIENAQRDINIAFMNELSMLFHRMGIDTKAVLAAAGTKWNFLKFTPGLVGGHCIGIDPYYLTYKAEDAGYHSKIISAGRRINDGMGKYVARSIVKLLMRLRKDLSDVKVGILGLAYKEDCPDFRNTKVTDIIAELKEYDIQPLVCDPLVDPRLVYEEHGLELAQLPDLRDLNVVVLAVPHREFLNMAREDYDRLFGADKSKVFFDIKAVFDKSEFEASGYHYWSL from the coding sequence ATGGATTTGAATCAACTATATGAGAACATTGTAAAGCGGACGGCCAAACTGGCTGTCGTCGGACTAGGGTACGTAGGTTTGCCGCTAGCGGTCGCGTTTGCCCGCAAGGCTGACGTCATCGGGTTTGACGTGAGTCCCCGGAAAATCGCCGATTACCTTGCGGGGAAAGATCCGACCGGCGATGTCGGGGACGCGGCGATCAAGGCGAGCTCGATTGACTTTACCTCGGATGAGGCGAGGCTGGGGGAGGCTTCCTTTTACATCCTGGCCGTGCCTACGCCGGTTCAAAACGATAAAGTGCCCGACCTTACTTATGTCAAGAACGCCAGCGCGATGGTCGGGAAACATTTGCGCCCCGGTTCGGTCGTTGTCTACGAGTCGACGGTTTATCCCGGCGTCACCGAGGAAGTGTGCGTTCCGATCCTGGAGGCGGAGTCGGGGCTTACATGCGGGGTCGACTTTAAAGTCGGCTATTCCCCCGAACGAATCAATCCGGGCGATCAGGTTCACCGGCTCGAGAACATCGTGAAAATCGTTTCCGGCATGGATGAGCAGACGCTTGGTCTTGTGGCGCAGGTTTACGAGCTGGTGATCGAGGCGGGGGTTTACCGGGCCGAAAGTATCCGTGTGGCCGAGGCGGCCAAGGTGATCGAAAACGCCCAACGCGACATCAATATCGCTTTTATGAACGAACTATCCATGCTGTTTCACCGGATGGGAATCGACACGAAAGCGGTGCTGGCCGCGGCGGGAACCAAATGGAATTTTCTCAAATTCACCCCAGGGCTGGTCGGCGGCCATTGCATTGGCATCGATCCTTACTATTTAACTTATAAAGCGGAAGATGCGGGGTACCATTCGAAAATCATTTCCGCGGGGCGGCGCATCAACGACGGGATGGGCAAATATGTCGCCCGCAGCATCGTAAAGCTGCTGATGCGCCTGCGGAAAGATTTGTCGGATGTGAAAGTCGGTATCCTCGGCCTGGCCTACAAGGAGGATTGCCCCGATTTTCGCAACACGAAGGTCACGGATATTATCGCAGAGCTGAAGGAATATGATATCCAGCCGCTTGTCTGCGATCCGCTGGTGGACCCGCGGCTCGTGTATGAAGAGCATGGATTGGAGCTGGCGCAGCTGCCCGATTTGCGTGATTTGAACGTGGTGGTGCTGGCCGTCCCTCACAGGGAATTTCTAAACATGGCTCGTGAGGATTACGACCGGTTGTTCGGGGCGGACAAGAGCAAGGTGTTTTTCGATATTAAAGCCGTGTTCGATAAATCCGAATTCGAAGCTTCGGGTTATCATTACTGGAGCCTGTAA
- the cydC gene encoding thiol reductant ABC exporter subunit CydC — protein MHRGRVAIALKLLALTGPLVPFLLLAIILGVLGFLAAIGIVVFGGYAVLNAADMVDVPGIKTCFAVIAGCAVLRGAFRYGEQLCGHYIAFKLLAVIRDKVFGALRRLAPAKLESRDKGNLISIITSDIELLEVFYAHTIAPVVIAVVISSVMIVFIAQYSYELAAIAALAYLTVGLLIPAAASWLDRGHGKVYKRRFGELSSYFLDSLRGMKESIQYGCGEKRLDVVDRMSDELDAEFKGLKRHEGGVKAATDTAVIGFSFSILLAGLSLLSAGRIGIDGVVISTMVLFSSFGPVVSLSNLSNSLLLTFASAGRVLDLLDEPEQTVEVTEGTDVSFAGASCREVTFGYGKEPVVEDVNLTVAPGQIVGITGKSGSGKSTLLKLLMRFWDVDEGRICISNEDIRKLNTENLRSLQSYVTQDTFLFNDTIEANIKIGRPDATREQVAEAAKKASVYEFIQSLPQGFETAVGELGDRLSGGERQRIGLARAFLHDALLVLLDEPTSNLDALNEALILKSLKEESKHRTIVLVSHRSSTLRIADEFYHMADGRIS, from the coding sequence ATGCATAGAGGCAGGGTTGCCATTGCGTTGAAGCTGCTGGCTCTGACGGGACCGCTTGTTCCTTTCTTGCTGCTTGCCATTATCCTGGGGGTTCTTGGTTTTCTGGCGGCTATCGGCATTGTCGTATTCGGCGGTTATGCAGTATTAAATGCGGCGGATATGGTGGACGTCCCCGGCATAAAAACGTGTTTTGCCGTTATCGCCGGATGCGCAGTATTAAGGGGAGCATTTCGTTATGGAGAGCAGTTATGCGGACATTATATTGCTTTTAAGCTCCTGGCCGTGATCCGGGATAAGGTTTTTGGAGCGTTGCGCAGACTTGCGCCCGCCAAGCTGGAAAGCCGGGATAAGGGAAACCTGATTTCTATCATTACAAGCGATATTGAGCTGCTTGAGGTTTTTTATGCTCATACCATAGCTCCCGTTGTCATTGCGGTAGTGATATCTTCGGTCATGATAGTATTTATTGCACAATATAGTTATGAGCTTGCGGCGATCGCCGCACTCGCTTACTTGACGGTAGGATTGCTCATTCCCGCCGCGGCTTCGTGGTTGGATAGGGGGCACGGAAAAGTTTACAAACGCCGGTTCGGTGAATTGAGCAGCTATTTTTTGGACAGCCTGAGAGGGATGAAAGAGAGCATTCAATATGGTTGCGGGGAAAAACGCCTCGATGTTGTAGATCGCATGTCGGATGAACTTGATGCCGAGTTCAAGGGGTTAAAGAGGCATGAAGGGGGGGTCAAAGCGGCAACGGACACGGCTGTGATCGGATTTTCGTTTTCCATTCTGCTGGCCGGTCTTAGTTTGCTTTCCGCCGGCCGAATCGGCATAGACGGAGTGGTCATTTCCACGATGGTTTTATTCAGTTCTTTTGGTCCTGTCGTAAGCCTCAGCAATTTGTCCAACAGTCTTTTACTGACCTTTGCCAGCGCCGGAAGAGTTCTGGATTTGCTGGATGAACCGGAGCAAACGGTCGAGGTTACGGAAGGGACGGATGTCTCCTTTGCCGGGGCCAGCTGCCGGGAGGTAACCTTTGGCTATGGAAAGGAACCTGTTGTGGAAGACGTCAATTTGACGGTCGCTCCCGGCCAAATCGTCGGCATCACCGGAAAAAGCGGATCCGGCAAATCGACCCTGTTGAAGCTGCTGATGCGTTTCTGGGACGTGGACGAGGGGCGGATTTGCATCTCTAATGAAGATATCCGAAAGTTAAATACGGAAAACCTGCGGAGCCTGCAAAGCTATGTCACCCAGGATACATTTTTGTTTAACGACACCATAGAGGCCAATATCAAGATAGGCAGGCCGGATGCGACAAGGGAGCAGGTAGCGGAGGCAGCCAAGAAGGCGTCCGTTTATGAGTTTATCCAATCGCTGCCCCAAGGCTTCGAAACGGCGGTTGGAGAATTGGGGGACAGGCTATCGGGCGGAGAGCGGCAAAGAATCGGGCTTGCCCGGGCTTTCCTCCATGATGCCCTGCTGGTGCTGCTGGATGAGCCCACCAGCAATTTGGACGCTTTGAATGAAGCCCTCATTTTGAAATCGTTGAAGGAGGAAAGTAAACATAGGACGATTGTGCTGGTCTCCCACCGAAGCTCCACCCTGAGAATTGCCGACGAGTTTTATCATATGGCGGACGGGAGGATTTCTTAA